In Methylobacterium sp. WL1, the sequence CCTGGCGCTGGGTGGCGGGGCTGCACACCCGGGGGAAGCACTATGTCGCCCGTGCCGAGAACATCCGGCGCTACACCGAGGGCCGCTTCGACCCCGTCGGCCTCGACGAGGAGCCGGACGCCCTCGACGAGGCGATGCCGCCCCGCGAGGTCCCGCTGCCCCGGGCCGAGACCGTGCCGGCAGGCGACATCGCGCTGCTGCTGCATCTCGACGACCTGCACCCGGAGAGCCTGCCGCTGAGGGACTCCCGGGTGGTTCGCGTCGGCGGCCTGCTGGTCCATGCCCCCGGGGCCTCCGAGCGGGTCCGGGCAGCCGACGCCGAGGCGATGGCCGATGCGCTGCAACGCTCCGCGGCGCAGTTCGGCTGCGAAGCGGGCCCGGTCGAGGCAGGCTGGTCCGGGGATCGTCCGGTCGTCACCGCCTGGGCTCCGGTGGGCCCGTCGGCCGATGCCCTGCCGGAGGATTGCATCCGGGTTCGCCGTGCATGGGACGAGACCGCCTGGCCGCGATCCACGCGCGGCTATTCCCGCCTGCGCTCGGTGATTCCCGCGGTCCTGACAGCATGAGGTCCCGGACCCGTCCGCCGCCGACTGTCCGCGCCGCGCTGATTTGAATCGTCGCGGTTCCGGGTCTTCCGGCCCCGGTCTTCATGGCGACCGACCCGGCAGATACGGTATGGAGCCGCCGGACGGCCTGACCGTTGGGAGACCGACGGCCAGGTCTGGCGACGCGGGGGCGGGATTTCGCTGCATGGATGTCGAACACGACGCGCTGCGTCGGCGCCTTCAGGAGGCCGAGGCCGAAATCGAGCGTTTGCGGGCGTACAACGCGAGCGCCGTGCATGCGCCGAGCGGCAACGAGCGCACGTCGGCGGCCGGGATCGACCTCCTGTTCACGGCGGCGGAGAAGACCCGCATGCCGCAGATCGTCACCGATCCCAACCTGCCCGACAATCCCATCGTCTTCGCCAACCGCGCCTTCCAGGAGCTGTGCGGCTACGGCGCGGAGGACCTGATCGGCCGCAACTGCCGGTTCCTCCAGGGGCCCGGGACGGATCCCGCCGACGTCGCCAAGGTCCGCGACGCCATTGCGGCCCGCCGCGACGTGGTCGTCGAGATCCTGAACTATCACCGCGACGGCAGGCCGTTCCGCAACGAACTCTACGTCAGCCCGGTCTTCGATGCGGACGGGCAGCTGCGCTACTTCTTCGCCAGCCAGCTGGACGTTACCCGCTTCCGCACCGAGGAGGAGCGCCTGGCCGAGAGCGAGGCGCGCTACCAGACCCTGTTCGAGGCCATCGATGCCGGCTTCTGCGTGGTGGAGATGCGGTTCGACGCCGAGGGCCGCGCGGTCGATTACCGCCTGATCGAGGTCAACCCGGCCTTCGAGCGCCATACCGGCCTGCGAAACGCGGCGGGGCGCTGGGTCAGCGAACTCGTTCCCGATCTCGAACCGTCCTGGTTCGAGACCTACGGTGCGGTCGCCATGACCGGGCGCTCGGTGCGCTTCGAGAGCGCCGCCGTGTCGATGGGGCGCTGGTTCGACGTCCATGCCCTGCGCGTCGGCGAGCCGGCGCGGCGGCGTGTCGCGATCCTGTTCAACGACATCACCGACCGGCGCCGCCTCGAGGATCACCTGGAGACCGCCGCCCGCGAGCGGACCGACGAGCGCGACACCCTGTGGCGGGCGAGCCGCGACCTGTTCGTGGTCTGCGGCTTCGACGGCGTGTACCGGGCGGTGAACCCGGCCTGGACCGCGACCCTCGGCTGGACCTCCGAGGATCTGGTCGGCGCCCGGTTCGACGCGTTCGTACACCCGGACGACCGGACGCTCGCGGAACAGGCGCTGGAGCGGGTGATTGCCGTCGGCGACGTCGACGACGTCGATGTCCGGTTCAGGACGCGCGACGGCGCCTATCGCTGGATCTCGTGGAACGTGGTCCCGCGCGGCGACCACTTCTACGCGGCGGGTCGGGACGTCACCGAGCGCAAAGCCCTCGAGGAGCAGCTCCGCCAATCCCAGAAGCTGGAGGCGGTGGGCCAGCTCACCGGCGGGGTGGCACACGACTTCAACAACCTGCTCACCGTGATCAAGTCGTCGACCGACCTGCTCAAGCGCCCGAACCTCCCCGAGGAGCGCCGCACCCGGTACGTCGACGCCATCTCGGACACCGTCGCCCGCGCCGCCAAGCTGACGGGCCAATTGCTGGCCTTCGCCCGGCGCCAGGCGCTCCAGCCCGAGGTGTTCGACGTCGGCCGCGGCGTGGCTTCGGTCTCCGACATGGTACGGACCCTGACGGGGGCGCGCATCCACGTCGACATGCAGGTCGTGCCCCTGCGGGACGCGGCGGGGCTGGAGAGCCCGTGCCTGATCGACGCCGATCCGAGCCAGTTCGATACGGCTCTGGTGAACATGGTGGTCAACGCGCGCGACGCCATGGCGGGCGAGGGCCGGATCACCATCCGGGTGCAGCCCGTGAATCGCGTCCCGGCCGTGCGGGCCCACCCGGCGATACAGGGGGATTTCGTCGCGGTCTCGGTGACCGATACCGGCACCGGCATCGCCCCCGGTGACCTGGAGCGGATCTTCGAGCCGTTCTTCACGACCAAGGGGGTGGGGCAGGGCACCGGTCTGGGCCTCAGCCAGGTGTTCGGCTTCGCCAAACAGTCCGGTGGCGAGGTCGTCGCCGAGAGCCGCCTGGGCGCGGGCAGCACCTTCACCCTGTATCTCCCGCGGGCGGTGGCTGCGGCTGTCCCGGAGGCCGAGGCGCCCGAGCCCGCGGCCCTGGCCGACGGCCACGGCACCTGCGTCCTCCTGGTCGAGGACAACCTCGAGGTCGGCGCGTTCGCCGCGCAGGCCCTGCAGGAACTGGGCTACAGCACGGTCTGGGCGACGGACGCGGAAAAGGCGCTACGCGAGTTCGAGCGTGTCCCGTTCCGCTTCGAGGTCGTGTTCTCGGACGTGGTGATGCCCGGCATGAACGGGGTCGAGCTGGCCCACGAGATCCGCCGCCGGCAATCCGACCTCCCGGTCGTCCTGGCGTCGGGCTACAGCGACGTGCTTGCAGCGCACGGCACCCACGGCTTCGAGCTGCTGCGCAAGCCGTACTCGGTCACCGACCTGTCGCGCATCCTGCGGCGCGCCGTCGAACGGGCACGGTCGCCGGCCCGGCGCTGACGGACGGGATCTCCCGCAGGCTGCGCGCGCAGGGAAGGGCACACTCCCCGCGGTGTGGGCGGCCTGAACTGAACCAGCGCCGGGACTGGCATCCGGGCGCCGAGGCCAACCCGCGATGAGATCGCCACGGCGGAGATTGATCGGAAAGGCCAAGCGTTCAGCTCACCGGCCTCTGGCCGGCCAACTGCGCTAATTGGCACGTCACCAGTACGCGGACGTACGGCAGCCGGGCTTTAACCCCAGGCAAACCGACACGTTACGCTGACGCCCTAAAGCATTGAGGAGATTGGCGCACCCGACACGATTCGAACGTGTGACCTTTGCCTTCGGAGGGCAACGCTCTATCCAGCTGAGCTACGGGTGCTAGCCGCGTCGATTTCCTAACCCAACCGCGGCGCCAGTGCAACGGTCTGGGTGAGGCTGCCTTTGCCTGCGTCCGTGTCCGGACTGGGACCGGATACCGAACCGGTTCCGGCCGTCGGCGGCGCGATGGCTGCAGGGTGTTGCCCTGGCGGTCTTGTCTTCGCGTGCGGTTTCCCGGTCCTTGGTGGTCGCTAGGGAATTATGGGGCGAGGCGGGTGTCGCAGCGGGTCGGCGGGGAAGACCGAGCGGCGAACAATTTCGGCACGCTGCGCGTGCTGTTCGCGATCCTGGTCGTGCTCTCGCACGCGCCGGAGCTGGCGGATGGCAATCGGTCGCGCGAATGGCTCACGCAGGTGTTCGGCACGCTGTCGCTGGGCGAGGTCGCGGTGGACGGATTCTTCCTGGTGAGCGGCTACCTGATTACCGCGAGCTACCGCGCCAAGCGTTCGTTCTCCGACTACCTGAAGCGGCGGGCGCTGCGGATCTATCCGGGCTTCGTGGTGGCGTCCCTCGTCTGCATCGCCGTCGTCGCGCCCCTGAGCGGCGGTGACCTGGCCGCGATCTCGCCCGCCGAGACCGTGCTGCGCCTGTCCCTGCTGCTGATGCCGGTGGTTCCGGGCGCGTTCGAGGCGCTGCCCTATCCGATCCTCAACGGATCGCTCTGGACGATTCCGTGCGAGTTCGGCTGCTACCTGCTGCTCGGTCTGGTCGGCGGCGCGCGCGCCCTGCGGCGGCGGCGGCGGCGGCGCTACCTCGTCCTGCTCGCCGGCCTGGGGGGAGTGCTGGCCCTGCGCTGGCTCGTCCTGCCGATCGGCCAGCCCGGGCATGGGCTCGGCGTTCTGTCGGAGATGATCCGCCTGAGCTTCGTGTTCTGCTGCGGCGGCGCCTTCCAGCTGTTCGGCGACCGGATCGCCTATACCGGCCGGGGCGCAGCCGCCGCCGCGTCGCTGCTCCTGCCGCTGATGTTCAGCCCGCCGCTCGCCGAGCCGGCCTTCGCGATTCTCGGCGGCTACCTGATCTTCTGGTTCGCCCTGGCGGTGCGCCCCAACGCCCTCAGCCGCGCCACCGCGCGCGTCGATGCCTCGTACGGGCTCTATCTCTATGCCTGGCCTGTGCAGAACCTGCTGGTCGCCCATCGGCCGGACCTGCCACCCTGGACGGCCGCGATCCTGACCCTCGCGGCGGCGGCCCCACTGGGGTTCCTGAGCTGGTACTTGGTCGAGAAGCCGATGCTCCGACACCGGCCCGGTACGCACCGGTCTGCGATCCGGGGTTCCGGCGACGCCCTGACGGCCGCCCCCGCGCTCGGCCCGTGACCGCGCGGTAACCGCGGGGGGCCTCGCGGGTTCTCGTCGGGAGAGCACCGGCCCTGCGGGTCGGGCGGAGGCCGGAGCAGGCGATGACGCAGACGATCGATCGCGGAACGCTGGACCGGCTGATCGCCCTCGGCCGGGCGCGGGGCGCACTCACGGCAATCGACCTGCAGGCCGTCCTCCCGGTCGACCGCATGGATGTCGACGCCCTGGTGCTGGTGATGCTGGAGCTCGACGCCGCGGGGGTGAGCGTCGAGCCGGAGGCCTTCGGACCGCCCCTGGATCGGGCGATCCCGGGATCGGTCATCCTCCCGGAGCAGCAGCCCGGGACGCCGCCGCCGGTCCTGCCGGCCGGCGGGACCAGGGCTCCGGCCGCGGCGGCGGAGCCCCGGCCGATTCGATCCGCCGCCGCGCCGGGCCTGGATCCCGACGACAGCCGCGACGCCACCCGGGCCGTCGCGTTGGCGGCCCTCGCGACGTTCCTCATCCTCGGCGCCGTGCTGCTGATGCTGTGAGCGGCGGGCCGGAACGCTTGCGCGGGCGGCTCCGTTGGCCCAGGCCCTGATGGATCGAGAGGATAGACCCGAACCATGCGTCAACGAGCCGACGGCACCCTGGCCCTGCTGGTCGCGGCCCTGCGCGAGAGCGCGACGCATCTGGAATCGCTCCTGAGCCTGGCGCGGACCGAGATCGACGGCAACGTCCGGGCCATCGTCTCGCTGGTCGCGATCGTCGGCACGATTCCCGTGCTGCTGATCGTCACGTTCTTTCTCGGGCTCGACGGACTCGTGAAGCTGCTCGCCGTGCCGTTCGGCTCCGAGGCGCCGGCGGCGCTGATCGTGGCGGCGCCGTTCCTGGTCGCGGCGTTCGCGCTCGGCTGGCTCGGCCTGCGCCGGATGGCGCTGTCGAACCTGGAGCCGTGGCGGACGTGGCGGCAGGTCAAGCAGGATGCCCGGGAGTTGGCGCGGCCCCGGGGGTAATCCGAGGTACCCGCCGCCTGCGGCAGGAGGGGGCGCCCTACCGCGTCGGCACCAGGATCGTGCTCGGCCCCGACTCGATCGGCACATCCAGATGGCAGCGCAGGCCCCCGGCCTCGAAGGCGAGGTCGACCATGCCGTCGAGCTCGCGCCGGACACCGCCGGAGATCAGGCGGGTCCCGAAGCCGGCCCGGGCCGGCGGCTGCACCGGCGGGCCGCCGCTCTCCTGCCAGTCGAGGCGCAGGCGCCGTATCCCGCCCTCCGGCGCGGCCAGCGACCACGAGACCCGCACCCGTCCCCCCGGCACCGCGAGGGCGCCATACTTGGCGGCGTTGGTGGTCAGCTCATGGATCGTCATCCCCAGGGCCAGCACGTGCCGGGGTGAGAGCGCGACGTCGGGCCCGTCGAGGCCGATCTGATCGGCGCCGGTGCGGTAGGGGTTCAGCTCGCTCTCCAGCACCTCACGCAGGGAGGCGCCGCTCCAATCTTCGCGGGTCAGGAGGTCGTGGGTCTTCGACAGCGCCAGGATCCGCGCCTCGAGGACGCCCTCGGCGCCGCGGGACTGGCGGGCCAGGGCCTGCACCGTGGCCAGGGTGTTCTTCACCCGGTGGTTCAGCTCGTGCAGCATCGTCACCTGCTGTTCCTGCAGGGCGCGGCCGTGGCGGATCTCGGCGTGCAGCGCGTCGGTGTTGCTCTGGAGCGCCGACGCCATGGCGTCGAGCTTGCGCCCGAGGCGGCCGAACTCCGCCAGGCCGCGCAGGCCCGTGCGGGCGGAGAGTTCGCCGTCCTGCCAGGCGGCCGCGACCCGGAGCAGGCGATCGATCGGGTGGCGGATGAACATCCGTCCGGCCAGGAGCGCCGCCGCCAGCGCCAGGACCGCGCCCAGGACGATCAGCACCAGCCCGCGGCGGCTGGCGGCATCGATATCCGCGAACGCCGCCGCGCTGTCGCGCCCGGCCACGAGGCGCACCCCGGAGAGCGGCCCCTCCGGCATGGCCGTGGCGATGACCCGCGTGCGGCCGTCAAGGCCCTCGGCGATGCGCACCTCGCCGTCCCGGGCCGTCCGCATCACGACGCGCTCCTGCGGGATCGGCTTGCCGATCCAGTCCGCCCCGTCCGGGCGCCGCGCGATGATCAGGCCGTCGCGGTCCGTCACCGTGATGGCCGTCTCGGCCTGGTGCAGGGTCTGCTCCAGATGGTCGGACAGCCAGTCGAGATCGACGGCGGCCAGAAGGACGTCCGTCGCGGAGCCATCGGTCGCGTCCCCCCCGGCCACGACCCGGGCGAAGTGGATCGAGGGCCGGTTCGAGACGGTCCCCAGCGCGTAGCCGCCGACCGCGAATCCGCCGGCTTCCAGGGCGCGGTGATGATAGGCGCGTGCGCCGGTCGAGTAGGATCCCGGTGCCGAGCCAGCGCTGTCGCAGATCACCGCGCCGGCGGGATCCGTGAGCGCGATCAGGATCACGTGCGGGAGCCGGGCGGCGGAGCGCTTCAGGTAGGCCGCGCAGGCAGCGGGGTCGCGCGCCCGCACGGATGGATCCCCGGAGATGAGGTCGAGCGCCTGGCGCATCCGCTCCGACAGCTGGGAGAAATCCTCCGCGGCGCCCCGGACGGTGGCGAGCGCGTCGGCACGCACCGCCGCGTCGCGGCTCGTGCGCAGGGCAACCTCGTTGTAGCCCTGGATCGCCAGAGCCGGCGTGAGCGCCAGCAGCACCAGCAGCAGGATGCGGGTGGTGAGCGACATGGGCGGTCAGTCGAGACCCGCGATCATCGCGCGCACCCGGGCGGCCAGGGCCTCGACCGGGAACGGCTTGGTCATCATCCGCATGCCGGGTTCGAGGTGGCCGTTGCCGAAGGTCGCGTTCTCGGCGTAGCCGGTGATGAACAGCACCTTCAGGTCCGGCCGGTCCGGGCGGATGGCGTCGACCATCTGGCGGCCATTGAGGCCACCGGGCAATCCGACGTCGCTGATCAGCAGGTCGATCCGCCCCGGCGCGCGCAGCAGCGCGAGGCCCGCCTCGGCGTCCGCGGCCTGGAGTGCGGTGTAGCCGAGGTCGCCAAGAACCTCGGCGATCAGGTCGCGCACCACCGGGTCGTCCTCCACTACGAGCACCGTATCGCCGCGCTCGGCCCGGTGCACCTCGATGAGACCGGACTCCGCCTCCTCGGGCGGCGCGGCGCCGCGGTGACGCGGGAGATAGAGCTTGACCGTCGTGCCGCGACCCGGCTCCGAGTAGATCCGGACATGTCCCTCGGACTGCTTGGCGAAGCCGTAGATCATCGAGAGGCCGAGGCCGGTGCCCTGGCCGAGGGGCTTGGTGGTGAAGAACGGGTCGAAGGCCCGGGCGGCGACCTCCGGGCTCATGCCGGTCCCGGTATCGCTGACGCTGAGGCAGACATACGCGCCCGCGTTCACGCCGGCGTGCCGGCGGGTGTAGGCGTGGTCGAGATGGGCGTTGGCGGTCTCGATCACGAGGCGGCCGCCCTCGGGCATCGCGTCCCGGGCGTTGATGGCGAGGTTGAGCAGCGCGTTCTCGAGCTGGTGCGGGTCGCAGAGGGTCAGCCACAGGCCACCGGCGGTGACGAGTTCGAGGTGGATCCGCTCGCCCAGGGTCCGCCGCAGCAGGTCCTCCATGCCGGTGACCAGCGGGTTGGCGGCGGTCGGCCGCGGCTCCAGCGGCTGGCGCCGGGCGAAGGCGAGGAGGCGGTGGGTCAGCGCCGCGGCGCGGTTGG encodes:
- a CDS encoding FAD-binding domain-containing protein; amino-acid sequence: MTRAAGLDRLAAFLAGAGADYAACRNTDRGPGRAPTTSALSPYLRRRLITEAEVAAAAENAFGDGGAEKFVSEVFWRTYFKGHLETHPSAWTDHHARVACDRERLAAEPGLRRTYAMAVEGRTGIDGFDDWARDLVETGWLHNHARMWFASIWIFTLRLPWALGAAFFMDHLVDGDPASNTLSWRWVAGLHTRGKHYVARAENIRRYTEGRFDPVGLDEEPDALDEAMPPREVPLPRAETVPAGDIALLLHLDDLHPESLPLRDSRVVRVGGLLVHAPGASERVRAADAEAMADALQRSAAQFGCEAGPVEAGWSGDRPVVTAWAPVGPSADALPEDCIRVRRAWDETAWPRSTRGYSRLRSVIPAVLTA
- a CDS encoding PAS domain S-box protein is translated as MDVEHDALRRRLQEAEAEIERLRAYNASAVHAPSGNERTSAAGIDLLFTAAEKTRMPQIVTDPNLPDNPIVFANRAFQELCGYGAEDLIGRNCRFLQGPGTDPADVAKVRDAIAARRDVVVEILNYHRDGRPFRNELYVSPVFDADGQLRYFFASQLDVTRFRTEEERLAESEARYQTLFEAIDAGFCVVEMRFDAEGRAVDYRLIEVNPAFERHTGLRNAAGRWVSELVPDLEPSWFETYGAVAMTGRSVRFESAAVSMGRWFDVHALRVGEPARRRVAILFNDITDRRRLEDHLETAARERTDERDTLWRASRDLFVVCGFDGVYRAVNPAWTATLGWTSEDLVGARFDAFVHPDDRTLAEQALERVIAVGDVDDVDVRFRTRDGAYRWISWNVVPRGDHFYAAGRDVTERKALEEQLRQSQKLEAVGQLTGGVAHDFNNLLTVIKSSTDLLKRPNLPEERRTRYVDAISDTVARAAKLTGQLLAFARRQALQPEVFDVGRGVASVSDMVRTLTGARIHVDMQVVPLRDAAGLESPCLIDADPSQFDTALVNMVVNARDAMAGEGRITIRVQPVNRVPAVRAHPAIQGDFVAVSVTDTGTGIAPGDLERIFEPFFTTKGVGQGTGLGLSQVFGFAKQSGGEVVAESRLGAGSTFTLYLPRAVAAAVPEAEAPEPAALADGHGTCVLLVEDNLEVGAFAAQALQELGYSTVWATDAEKALREFERVPFRFEVVFSDVVMPGMNGVELAHEIRRRQSDLPVVLASGYSDVLAAHGTHGFELLRKPYSVTDLSRILRRAVERARSPARR
- a CDS encoding acyltransferase: MSQRVGGEDRAANNFGTLRVLFAILVVLSHAPELADGNRSREWLTQVFGTLSLGEVAVDGFFLVSGYLITASYRAKRSFSDYLKRRALRIYPGFVVASLVCIAVVAPLSGGDLAAISPAETVLRLSLLLMPVVPGAFEALPYPILNGSLWTIPCEFGCYLLLGLVGGARALRRRRRRRYLVLLAGLGGVLALRWLVLPIGQPGHGLGVLSEMIRLSFVFCCGGAFQLFGDRIAYTGRGAAAAASLLLPLMFSPPLAEPAFAILGGYLIFWFALAVRPNALSRATARVDASYGLYLYAWPVQNLLVAHRPDLPPWTAAILTLAAAAPLGFLSWYLVEKPMLRHRPGTHRSAIRGSGDALTAAPALGP
- a CDS encoding RNA polymerase sigma factor region1.1 domain-containing protein, with the protein product MTQTIDRGTLDRLIALGRARGALTAIDLQAVLPVDRMDVDALVLVMLELDAAGVSVEPEAFGPPLDRAIPGSVILPEQQPGTPPPVLPAGGTRAPAAAAEPRPIRSAAAPGLDPDDSRDATRAVALAALATFLILGAVLLML
- a CDS encoding phage holin family protein; this translates as MRQRADGTLALLVAALRESATHLESLLSLARTEIDGNVRAIVSLVAIVGTIPVLLIVTFFLGLDGLVKLLAVPFGSEAPAALIVAAPFLVAAFALGWLGLRRMALSNLEPWRTWRQVKQDARELARPRG
- a CDS encoding HWE histidine kinase domain-containing protein; this translates as MSLTTRILLLVLLALTPALAIQGYNEVALRTSRDAAVRADALATVRGAAEDFSQLSERMRQALDLISGDPSVRARDPAACAAYLKRSAARLPHVILIALTDPAGAVICDSAGSAPGSYSTGARAYHHRALEAGGFAVGGYALGTVSNRPSIHFARVVAGGDATDGSATDVLLAAVDLDWLSDHLEQTLHQAETAITVTDRDGLIIARRPDGADWIGKPIPQERVVMRTARDGEVRIAEGLDGRTRVIATAMPEGPLSGVRLVAGRDSAAAFADIDAASRRGLVLIVLGAVLALAAALLAGRMFIRHPIDRLLRVAAAWQDGELSARTGLRGLAEFGRLGRKLDAMASALQSNTDALHAEIRHGRALQEQQVTMLHELNHRVKNTLATVQALARQSRGAEGVLEARILALSKTHDLLTREDWSGASLREVLESELNPYRTGADQIGLDGPDVALSPRHVLALGMTIHELTTNAAKYGALAVPGGRVRVSWSLAAPEGGIRRLRLDWQESGGPPVQPPARAGFGTRLISGGVRRELDGMVDLAFEAGGLRCHLDVPIESGPSTILVPTR